In one Cupriavidus taiwanensis genomic region, the following are encoded:
- the lptG gene encoding LPS export ABC transporter permease LptG: protein MRILRVYERYFGRLVYGVFAFILFAVLSLFVFFDMLNELENVNAQYTSLIALFHVLLQAPTRVYEVLPIAVLISAIYVFSQLASQSEYTIFRVAGLNTRQALFSLFKLAVPLALVTFLFGEFIGPRAEQYAQKVKLEAIGATVSSGFRSGVWVKDRDKDAAGDGEITRFVNVAGLRPDQTITGITMYEFDPQYRLRVIRVAQEGRYQGGQSWELQNVSETRFVELTPQAQGAQPAPGAPARDALAPDFRAEQVKFPRVAMHSELTPQILSVLLVTPERMSTLDLFRYIRHLRDNKQDTQRYEIAFWKKVIYPLTLFVMVALALPFAYLHARAGAVGVKVFGGIMLGLSFHLSNTLFSHVGLLHTWPPIISALVPGTLYLMVALLALRWVDRH, encoded by the coding sequence ATGAGGATCCTGCGCGTCTACGAACGCTATTTCGGCCGGCTGGTCTATGGCGTGTTCGCCTTCATCCTGTTCGCGGTGCTGTCGCTGTTCGTGTTCTTCGACATGCTCAACGAGCTGGAGAACGTCAACGCCCAGTACACCTCGCTGATCGCGCTGTTCCACGTCCTGCTGCAGGCGCCCACGCGGGTGTACGAGGTGCTGCCGATCGCGGTGCTGATCAGCGCGATCTATGTGTTCTCGCAGCTGGCCAGCCAGTCCGAGTACACCATCTTCCGCGTGGCCGGACTGAACACGCGCCAGGCGCTGTTCTCGCTGTTCAAGCTGGCGGTGCCGCTGGCGCTGGTGACCTTTCTCTTCGGCGAGTTCATCGGACCGCGCGCCGAGCAGTATGCGCAGAAGGTCAAGCTGGAGGCGATCGGCGCCACGGTGTCGTCGGGCTTCCGCTCCGGGGTCTGGGTCAAGGACCGCGACAAGGATGCCGCCGGCGATGGCGAGATCACCCGCTTCGTCAACGTGGCGGGGCTGCGGCCGGACCAGACCATCACCGGCATCACCATGTACGAGTTCGACCCCCAGTACCGGCTGCGCGTGATCCGCGTGGCGCAGGAGGGACGCTACCAGGGCGGCCAGTCATGGGAGCTGCAGAATGTCAGCGAGACCCGCTTCGTCGAACTGACGCCGCAGGCCCAGGGCGCGCAGCCCGCGCCCGGCGCGCCGGCGCGCGACGCGCTGGCGCCGGACTTCCGCGCCGAGCAGGTCAAGTTCCCGCGCGTGGCCATGCATTCGGAGCTGACCCCGCAGATCCTGTCGGTGCTGCTGGTCACGCCGGAGCGGATGTCGACGCTGGACCTGTTCCGCTATATCCGCCACCTGCGCGACAACAAGCAGGACACCCAGCGCTACGAGATCGCGTTCTGGAAGAAGGTGATCTACCCGCTGACGCTGTTCGTGATGGTGGCGCTGGCGCTGCCGTTCGCCTACCTGCACGCGCGCGCCGGCGCGGTCGGCGTCAAGGTGTTCGGCGGCATCATGCTGGGGCTGTCGTTCCACCTGTCGAACACGCTGTTCTCGCACGTCGGCCTGCTGCATACCTGGCCGCCGATCATCTCGGCGCTGGTGCCGGGCACGCTTTACCTGATGGTGGCGCTGCTGGCGCTGCGCTGGGTGGACCGGCATTGA
- a CDS encoding sirohydrochlorin chelatase, whose amino-acid sequence MAARDRALVLFAHGARDARWREPFERLQQKLVAALPGCAVRLAFLELMSPLLADALAQVAAEGVTEVTVVPVFFGQGGHIRRDLPALIEQCRQAYPGLRIHCAAAVGESDAVLDAIAAYCIASLPGAAAQS is encoded by the coding sequence ATGGCAGCCCGCGACCGCGCCCTGGTCCTGTTCGCGCACGGCGCGCGCGATGCGCGCTGGCGCGAGCCGTTCGAGCGGCTGCAGCAGAAGCTGGTGGCCGCCCTGCCCGGCTGCGCGGTGCGGCTGGCGTTTCTGGAGCTGATGTCCCCGTTGCTGGCGGATGCGCTGGCCCAAGTGGCGGCAGAGGGCGTGACCGAGGTCACCGTGGTGCCGGTGTTCTTCGGCCAGGGCGGGCATATCCGGCGCGATTTGCCGGCGCTGATCGAGCAGTGCCGGCAGGCTTATCCCGGCCTGCGGATCCATTGCGCGGCCGCGGTGGGCGAGTCGGATGCGGTGCTGGACGCGATTGCGGCTTACTGTATCGCGTCACTGCCCGGGGCTGCTGCGCAGTCCTGA
- a CDS encoding IS481 family transposase yields MPWSQTTVKQQRGEFVRLARQADANIAELCRRFCISRKTGYKWLNREDLDDRTRRPHSSPGRTPAAIEESVLAIRAEHSAWGARKIARVLERDHRIQIAPSTVNWVLRRHGLIDPAASAAATAWQRFEHDRPNALWQIDFKGHFATDTQRCHPLTVLDDHSRFNVLLKALGNEQFESVQEALEMAFARYGLPERINADNGPPWGSPVPRALTTLGAWLIRLGVRLSHSRPGHPQTNGKDERFHRTMQAELLANQRFRDLDDAQHHFSHWRHVYNFKRPHHALDMETPASRYAPSPRAMPRELPPIEYGSNDIVRKVGDGGRICFRGKTFRVGRALVGTPVALRPRVDLDGTFDVYFCHQKVATIDLQQAD; encoded by the coding sequence TTGCCCTGGAGCCAAACCACCGTGAAGCAGCAAAGAGGAGAGTTCGTCCGCCTGGCACGCCAGGCGGACGCCAATATTGCGGAGCTTTGCCGCCGCTTCTGCATCAGCCGCAAGACCGGCTACAAGTGGTTGAACCGAGAGGATCTGGACGACCGAACTCGGCGGCCACATAGCTCTCCCGGCCGAACTCCAGCTGCCATCGAAGAGAGCGTGCTAGCGATACGAGCCGAACATTCGGCCTGGGGCGCCCGCAAGATCGCACGCGTGCTGGAGCGCGACCACCGCATCCAAATCGCCCCGAGCACAGTCAATTGGGTGCTGCGCCGCCATGGCTTGATCGATCCGGCCGCCAGCGCGGCCGCTACAGCATGGCAGCGCTTCGAGCACGACCGGCCCAATGCACTATGGCAAATTGACTTCAAAGGCCACTTCGCTACCGACACGCAGAGGTGCCACCCGCTCACGGTCTTGGACGATCACTCCCGGTTCAATGTGCTGCTCAAGGCCTTGGGCAACGAACAGTTTGAATCCGTACAGGAAGCGTTAGAGATGGCTTTTGCGCGCTATGGGCTGCCCGAACGGATCAATGCAGACAACGGCCCGCCCTGGGGTTCCCCAGTGCCCCGAGCATTAACCACGCTGGGCGCGTGGCTGATTCGCCTGGGCGTGCGGCTCAGTCATAGCCGACCTGGCCATCCTCAGACCAACGGTAAGGACGAGCGCTTCCATCGAACCATGCAGGCTGAGCTGTTGGCCAACCAGCGTTTCCGGGATCTGGACGATGCCCAGCATCACTTTAGCCATTGGCGCCACGTGTACAACTTCAAGCGCCCCCACCACGCGCTGGATATGGAGACCCCCGCAAGCCGCTATGCGCCTAGCCCACGGGCGATGCCGCGCGAACTCCCGCCCATCGAGTACGGCAGCAATGACATCGTGCGAAAGGTAGGCGACGGCGGGCGCATCTGCTTCCGAGGAAAGACGTTCCGGGTCGGACGAGCCTTGGTCGGAACGCCCGTAGCGCTGCGCCCTCGCGTGGATCTGGACGGCACCTTTGACGTCTACTTCTGCCATCAAAAGGTCGCCACAATAGACCTACAGCAGGCCGATTAA
- the cobA gene encoding uroporphyrinogen-III C-methyltransferase: MGKQARKTYGKVYLIGAGPGAADLITVRGARLLGEAQVVLHDALVAPEMLAWCPQAELVEVGKRCGQRSTAQLFINRQIVDLASKHERVVRLKGGDPMLFGRADEELQALEAAGIEYEVVPGITAALAAASAIGKPLTRRGVSRSVAFATQAKAADGEGSPDIEAAVKADTLVYYMGRDQAATIAVQLIAHGKPASTPAWVVEAATTPQQRSREFTLGQMAAGAAAAWIDPVQPSLLMIGAALAARATESPREDAGAIEACTPRAA; this comes from the coding sequence ATGGGCAAGCAGGCACGGAAGACTTACGGCAAGGTGTACCTGATCGGGGCAGGCCCCGGTGCGGCAGACCTCATTACGGTGCGCGGTGCACGGCTTTTGGGCGAAGCCCAGGTGGTGCTGCACGACGCGCTGGTGGCGCCGGAGATGCTGGCCTGGTGTCCGCAGGCCGAGCTGGTCGAAGTCGGCAAGCGCTGCGGCCAGCGCTCGACCGCGCAGCTGTTCATCAATCGCCAGATCGTCGACCTCGCCAGCAAGCATGAACGCGTGGTGCGCCTGAAGGGGGGCGACCCGATGCTGTTCGGCCGTGCCGACGAGGAACTGCAGGCGCTGGAAGCGGCCGGCATCGAGTACGAGGTGGTGCCCGGCATCACCGCCGCACTGGCGGCCGCGTCGGCCATCGGCAAGCCGCTGACCAGGCGCGGCGTGTCGCGCAGCGTGGCGTTTGCCACGCAGGCCAAGGCCGCGGACGGCGAGGGCTCGCCGGATATCGAAGCCGCGGTCAAGGCCGACACGCTGGTGTACTACATGGGCCGCGACCAGGCCGCCACCATTGCCGTGCAGCTGATCGCGCATGGCAAGCCTGCATCGACGCCGGCATGGGTGGTGGAGGCCGCCACCACGCCGCAACAGCGCAGCCGCGAATTCACGCTCGGCCAGATGGCGGCCGGTGCAGCGGCGGCGTGGATCGATCCGGTGCAGCCTAGCCTGCTGATGATCGGCGCCGCGCTGGCCGCGCGCGCGACCGAGTCGCCGCGGGAGGATGCGGGTGCGATTGAAGCCTGTACGCCGCGCGCTGCCTGA
- a CDS encoding sulfate adenylyltransferase subunit 1, translating into MTHQATHQGLLRFITAGSVDDGKSTLIGRLLYDSKAVLSDQLTALANAKNKRTAGEQIDFSLLTDGLEAEREQGITIDVAYRYFSTARRKFIIADTPGHEQYTRNMVTGASTAHAAIVLVDATRVTVTDGRAELLAQTKRHSAILKLLEIQHVIVAVNKMDLVDYSEQTFNEIRTAYAELAEQLGLKDVRYVPVSALRGDNIVHESDAMPWYQGEPLLPLLEELPVEEAAAEDDAALRFPVQLVIRQDGSQSDDFRGYAGRVEAGTVRVGQKLRVLPANREAVVAEVLTPNGAAESANVGDTVTVRLAEDVDVSRGDMFVAADATAASAKKLQADLCWFDDESLNPARKYVLKHTTASVFARVSAVDRVLDVHTLSHETGRHEIRLNDIGSVQISLQKPIVCDAYGDNPATGAFVLIDEATNHTVAAGMIRAFS; encoded by the coding sequence ATGACTCACCAAGCAACCCACCAAGGCCTGCTGCGCTTCATCACCGCCGGCTCGGTCGACGACGGCAAGAGCACGCTGATCGGCCGTCTGCTGTACGACAGCAAGGCGGTGCTGTCCGACCAGCTGACCGCGCTGGCCAATGCCAAGAACAAGCGCACCGCCGGCGAGCAGATCGACTTCTCGCTGCTGACCGACGGCCTGGAAGCCGAGCGCGAGCAGGGCATCACCATCGACGTGGCCTATCGCTACTTCTCGACCGCGCGCCGCAAGTTCATCATCGCGGATACGCCCGGCCACGAGCAGTACACCCGCAACATGGTCACCGGCGCCTCGACCGCGCACGCGGCCATCGTGCTGGTCGATGCCACCCGCGTGACCGTCACCGACGGCCGCGCCGAACTGCTGGCGCAGACCAAGCGCCACTCGGCGATCCTGAAGCTGCTTGAAATCCAGCACGTGATCGTCGCCGTCAACAAGATGGACCTGGTCGACTACAGCGAGCAGACCTTCAACGAGATCCGCACCGCCTACGCCGAACTGGCCGAGCAGCTGGGTCTGAAGGACGTGCGCTACGTGCCGGTGTCCGCGCTGCGCGGCGACAACATCGTGCACGAGAGCGACGCCATGCCGTGGTACCAGGGCGAGCCGCTGCTGCCGCTGCTGGAGGAACTGCCGGTGGAAGAAGCCGCGGCCGAAGACGACGCCGCGCTGCGCTTCCCGGTGCAGCTGGTGATCCGCCAGGATGGCTCGCAGTCGGACGACTTCCGCGGCTATGCCGGCCGCGTCGAAGCCGGCACCGTGCGCGTCGGCCAGAAGCTGCGCGTGCTGCCCGCCAATCGCGAAGCGGTGGTGGCCGAAGTGCTGACGCCCAACGGCGCCGCTGAATCGGCCAACGTCGGCGACACGGTGACCGTACGCCTGGCCGAGGATGTCGATGTATCACGCGGTGACATGTTCGTTGCCGCCGACGCGACCGCGGCCTCCGCCAAGAAGCTGCAGGCCGACCTGTGCTGGTTCGACGACGAGTCGCTGAACCCGGCGCGCAAGTACGTGCTCAAGCACACCACGGCGAGCGTGTTCGCGCGCGTGTCGGCGGTGGACCGCGTGCTGGACGTGCACACGCTGTCGCACGAGACCGGCCGCCACGAGATCCGCCTGAACGATATCGGCTCGGTGCAGATCTCGCTGCAGAAGCCGATCGTGTGCGACGCCTACGGCGACAATCCGGCAACGGGCGCCTTCGTGCTGATCGACGAGGCAACCAACCACACGGTGGCCGCAGGCATGATCCGTGCGTTCTCCTGA
- the cysD gene encoding sulfate adenylyltransferase subunit CysD, producing the protein MGIMNDIAEATSGVAHLLQVQNDHLDRLEAESIYIIREVVAECRNPALLFSGGKDSIVMLHLALKAFRLGERKIELPFPLVHIDTGHNYPEVIAFRDQRVAELGARLVVGHVEDSIKRGTVRLRKDTDSRNAAQAVTLLETIGEHQFDALMGGARRDEEKARAKERIFSFRDEFGQWDPKAQRPELWSLYNARMAQGEQMRVFPISNWTELDVWQYIARENLALPPIYYAHQREVVRKNGLLVPVTPITPKQDGDVSEVLSVRFRTVGDISCTCPVASVADSPEAIIAETAVTEITERGATRMDDQTSEASMERRKKEGYF; encoded by the coding sequence ATGGGCATCATGAACGACATCGCAGAAGCCACCTCCGGCGTGGCCCACCTGTTGCAGGTACAGAACGACCATCTCGACCGCCTCGAGGCGGAATCGATCTACATCATCCGCGAGGTGGTGGCCGAGTGCCGCAACCCGGCGCTGCTGTTCTCGGGCGGCAAGGACTCGATCGTGATGCTGCACCTGGCGCTGAAGGCCTTCCGCCTGGGCGAGCGCAAGATCGAGCTGCCGTTCCCGCTGGTGCATATCGACACCGGCCACAACTACCCGGAAGTGATCGCGTTCCGCGACCAGCGCGTCGCTGAGCTGGGGGCGCGCCTGGTGGTCGGCCATGTCGAGGACTCGATCAAGCGCGGCACCGTGCGCCTGCGCAAGGACACCGATTCGCGCAATGCGGCGCAGGCCGTGACGCTGCTCGAAACCATCGGCGAGCACCAGTTCGACGCGCTGATGGGCGGCGCCCGACGCGACGAAGAGAAGGCCCGCGCCAAGGAGCGCATCTTCTCGTTCCGCGACGAGTTCGGCCAGTGGGACCCGAAGGCCCAGCGCCCCGAGCTGTGGAGCCTGTACAACGCCCGCATGGCGCAGGGCGAGCAGATGCGCGTGTTCCCGATCTCGAACTGGACCGAGCTGGACGTGTGGCAGTACATCGCCCGCGAGAACCTGGCGCTGCCGCCGATCTACTATGCGCATCAGCGCGAAGTGGTGCGCAAGAACGGCCTGCTGGTGCCGGTCACGCCGATCACGCCGAAGCAGGACGGCGACGTCAGCGAAGTGCTGTCGGTACGCTTCCGCACCGTCGGCGACATCAGCTGCACCTGCCCGGTGGCCAGCGTGGCCGATTCGCCCGAAGCGATCATCGCCGAGACCGCGGTGACCGAGATCACCGAGCGCGGCGCCACCCGCATGGACGACCAGACCAGCGAAGCCTCGATGGAGCGCCGCAAGAAGGAAGGCTACTTCTAA